The Oxyura jamaicensis isolate SHBP4307 breed ruddy duck unplaced genomic scaffold, BPBGC_Ojam_1.0 oxyUn_random_OJ97116, whole genome shotgun sequence sequence tgggtgctgctggctaCAGTCCCAAATTGTGCCCGTTCTCATCCCAACACCATTGTGGGGTCCCAAATGACCAGCGGGGCCCGGGGTGGCCAAAACTTGCACCCACCTGGCAGGAGTCGGCACGGTTGCGGGGTTCACCTGCACACACCATGTTGGGGGTGATGGAGCCGGGGTAGATGCGCCGGCACTGCTCCTCTGAGACGATGGTGACCTTGGCGCAGTGGAGGTCCTCGGGGAAGGTGACTGCAGGTGATGGAGAACACAAAGTCACACGGGGTCCCAGCTCTGACCTCTCGGACTCTGCCCTGGGGCTTGTCCCCATGTTTCTCTCAGTGACGCCAAGGGGAACCCTAAGGTGATGTGGACACCTGGGTTCCTTGGGAGGAGAAGGATGTCCAAGGAACCCCTTGGAAGGATGTCCAAGGGTTATATCAGGATGCCCGGCCATCTGAGTCTTAGGCTACTGGTTTCATACCTTCAGGACTGGTGGTGGACCCCCATCCTGAGATCTGGCATGTCTTGCCAGGCACGGGGCAGTGGGAGGCCAGCGGCAGCGGCTTCACCCGCTCGTTGATGTGGACGGGTTGGAGGAGCTTGACAAGCATCAGGTCACCGTCCTTGGTGGCCGGGTCATAGCGCGGGTAGCTGATGACCTTGGCCGAGAGCCGCCGCTGCTCGGAGATGCCCGGATCCTTGgggccccggccccccagcCGCACGTTAATGAAGCTGGAGACAAAGGTTGGACAAACCCATCAAGACAAACCCATCACGGGTGGAGGGGTTGTGGGGGCCCCAAGGAACCCCCCCAAAActggggcagagctgtggtCCCAGAAGGTGGCGATAAGGGCAGAGGAAGCAAAAGCAGAGGGCAGAGACAAGGTGATACGGAGTCATAAAATGGGCAGGGTTAAGGTTATTTAAAGGCATAAAG is a genomic window containing:
- the LOC118160111 gene encoding kallikrein-8-like — translated: ASRNVLWVIEGTSCDLPWQAALFKGDKFICGGTLVARNWVLTAAHCHVPGFINVRLGGRGPKDPGISEQRRLSAKVISYPRYDPATKDGDLMLVKLLQPVHINERVKPLPLASHCPVPGKTCQISGWGSTTSPEVTFPEDLHCAKVTIVSEEQCRRIYPGSITPNMVCAGEPRNRADSCQGDSGGPLVCDGRLQGIVSWGPGVCGDPQKPGVYVNLCKYTRWIQETMRRN